A region of Pyxidicoccus parkwaysis DNA encodes the following proteins:
- a CDS encoding PAS domain-containing protein, protein MAPSSHRYALEALNPDGFLALRSLGAAEGPDDFVCDYANPAAELLLGEGLVGPPLIASRPALAGMHAPWMATLVTGARTEHAFSVGEGESARQVRARSVRMEDGCLAVWLADITEEARFVVEADAFEERMSAYVECMPDAFLALDGGFRVRHLNRTAEKLFGLSRDELMGRVLWSAYEEEPESTLRRQLQRALSTGRTVEFEECLPTPKLHVRVTAVPSARGLLVYVADITQRRRSEDSLRRTSALFTAVLQGCTDAIYTKDLAGRYTRINPAGARLMGKTVDEVLGHTDAELWPDEARHTAAHDREVLAFRHTFTYEEVQRGPKQRVWLSTKGVLKDDTGAVFGLFGISRDITDRKAMEEALRRNEARMLQALSAASLTLFDLRLPEGTLHWERNAAALFGQAELPVEEALGTFLSRVHPEDRLGVAERLARCAEAPGEVVLDYRVLMADGHVRRQALRARSRAEDGRIGRVLGVLADITHRAPGATGVIQAA, encoded by the coding sequence ATGGCCCCCTCTTCCCACCGTTACGCGCTCGAAGCGCTCAACCCGGATGGCTTCCTCGCGCTCCGCTCCCTCGGAGCCGCGGAAGGCCCCGACGACTTCGTCTGTGACTACGCCAACCCCGCAGCCGAGCTGCTGCTGGGAGAGGGCCTCGTGGGCCCGCCGCTCATCGCGAGCCGGCCCGCGCTGGCGGGAATGCATGCGCCGTGGATGGCCACGCTCGTCACCGGCGCACGCACGGAGCACGCCTTCAGCGTGGGCGAGGGCGAGTCCGCGCGACAGGTGCGCGCCCGCTCGGTGCGCATGGAGGACGGCTGCCTGGCCGTGTGGCTGGCGGACATCACCGAGGAGGCCCGCTTCGTCGTGGAGGCGGATGCCTTCGAGGAGCGGATGAGCGCCTACGTGGAGTGCATGCCGGACGCATTCCTCGCGCTGGACGGCGGCTTCCGGGTGCGTCACCTCAACCGCACCGCGGAGAAGCTCTTCGGCCTGAGCCGCGACGAATTGATGGGCCGCGTGCTGTGGAGCGCGTACGAGGAGGAGCCCGAGTCCACGCTGCGCCGCCAGTTGCAGCGCGCGCTGAGCACCGGACGCACGGTGGAGTTCGAGGAGTGCCTGCCCACGCCGAAGCTCCACGTGCGCGTGACGGCGGTGCCCTCGGCGCGCGGGCTCCTGGTGTACGTGGCGGACATCACCCAGCGCAGGCGCTCGGAGGACTCGCTGCGCCGCACCAGCGCCCTGTTCACCGCGGTGCTCCAGGGCTGCACGGACGCCATCTACACGAAGGACCTGGCCGGCCGGTACACGCGCATCAACCCCGCCGGCGCGCGGCTGATGGGGAAGACGGTGGACGAGGTGCTGGGCCACACGGACGCGGAATTGTGGCCGGACGAGGCACGCCACACCGCCGCGCATGACCGCGAGGTGCTGGCCTTCCGCCACACCTTCACCTACGAGGAGGTGCAGCGCGGCCCCAAGCAGCGCGTGTGGCTGTCCACCAAGGGCGTGCTCAAGGACGACACGGGCGCGGTGTTCGGCCTGTTCGGCATCAGCCGAGACATCACCGACCGCAAGGCCATGGAGGAGGCGCTGCGGCGCAACGAGGCGCGCATGCTCCAGGCGCTGTCCGCCGCGTCGCTGACGCTGTTCGATTTGCGGCTGCCGGAGGGCACGCTGCACTGGGAGCGCAACGCGGCGGCGCTCTTCGGACAGGCGGAGCTTCCGGTGGAGGAGGCGCTAGGCACGTTCCTGTCTCGCGTCCATCCGGAAGACAGGCTCGGCGTGGCGGAGCGGCTGGCCCGCTGCGCCGAGGCGCCGGGCGAGGTGGTGCTGGACTACCGTGTGCTGATGGCGGACGGCCACGTGCGGCGGCAGGCGTTGCGGGCCCGCTCGCGCGCGGAGGACGGGAGAATCGGCCGCGTGCTCGGCGTGCTGGCAGACATCACCCACCGGGCGCCGGGCGCCACGGGCGTCATCCAGGCGGCGTGA
- a CDS encoding DUF2378 family protein — MPSEKLIFAQSVEALFVRALGPHLTREARLRLKAVGLDLSEPLRPHYTVEQWHGFLRVAAKDVYPALPVHEACYELGARYLQGFRQTSVGRASMALVTHLGPRRTLERVPYNVRAGNNFNEVRVEESTQDSATLWMKDVTADNPYFAAGFLAETLRCAGAGNVRVDPIAFDGTAATFRLTWTRGVARSPVAANSARG; from the coding sequence ATGCCGTCCGAGAAGCTCATCTTCGCGCAGTCCGTGGAAGCCCTCTTCGTGCGCGCCCTCGGGCCGCACCTCACCCGGGAAGCCCGCCTGCGGCTGAAGGCGGTGGGCCTGGATTTGTCGGAGCCGCTGCGGCCGCACTACACGGTGGAGCAGTGGCACGGCTTCCTGCGGGTGGCGGCGAAGGACGTGTACCCCGCGCTGCCCGTGCACGAGGCCTGTTACGAGCTGGGCGCGCGCTACCTGCAGGGCTTCCGGCAGACGTCGGTGGGGCGGGCCAGCATGGCGCTCGTCACGCACCTGGGGCCGCGCCGCACGCTGGAGCGGGTGCCGTACAACGTCCGCGCCGGCAACAACTTCAACGAGGTGCGCGTGGAGGAGTCCACGCAGGACTCGGCCACGCTGTGGATGAAGGACGTCACGGCGGACAACCCGTACTTCGCCGCCGGCTTCCTCGCGGAGACGCTGCGCTGCGCGGGCGCGGGCAACGTGCGCGTGGACCCCATCGCCTTCGACGGCACGGCGGCGACGTTCCGGCTGACGTGGACGCGTGGTGTGGCGCGGAGTCCGGTGGCTGCCAACAGCGCGCGCGGCTGA
- a CDS encoding ATP-binding protein: protein MTSKPAVILNVNDDVASRYVTSRVLGLAGFRVMEAGSGHEALVLTDEHTDLVILDVRLPDISGLEVCRRLKTAPRTHNVLVLHLSAQAVGPGDRAQGLEHGADGYLVAPVDPEELVAQVHALLRLRKAEREVRALSQEVEHQRRLLELAISSAADPIVLYDGAGRVLFANAALYAARGSHAVHGTGLTPREMLAKDPALTPYVQYVEAALRTGQVQRGSITLSSDQGPRHFDFVVSPAVGPDGRVLAVMTSSRDVTEHRSAEEFREQFIGMLGHDLRNPLNALSMSAQQLQRRGGLDERQSNLTGRILTSAERMDRMIRQLLDFARARLGGGIPVMRAPGDLFDVVRRSVEELRASHPGRLVHLEMLGDGRGDWDADRLEQALGNLLANALKYSPTDSLVSVHAEGGPKGAVLRVHNLGVPIPPEELPHVFSVWRRGRKSRPEDGSAGGLGLGLYIASQIIRGHGGDVDVTSSAASGTTFTVRLPR from the coding sequence ATGACTTCAAAGCCCGCGGTCATCCTCAACGTCAATGACGACGTCGCCAGCCGGTACGTGACTTCGCGCGTGCTGGGCCTGGCCGGCTTCCGCGTAATGGAGGCCGGCTCCGGCCACGAGGCGCTGGTGCTCACGGACGAGCACACGGACCTCGTCATCCTCGACGTGCGCCTGCCGGACATCAGCGGGCTGGAGGTGTGCCGGCGGCTGAAGACGGCGCCGCGCACCCACAACGTGCTGGTGCTGCACCTGTCCGCGCAGGCCGTGGGGCCGGGCGACCGGGCGCAGGGCCTGGAGCATGGCGCGGACGGCTACCTGGTGGCCCCGGTGGACCCGGAGGAGCTGGTCGCCCAGGTGCACGCGCTCTTGCGGCTGCGCAAGGCGGAGCGCGAGGTGCGCGCGCTGTCGCAAGAGGTGGAGCACCAGCGGCGCCTGCTGGAGCTGGCCATCTCCAGCGCGGCGGACCCCATCGTCCTCTACGACGGCGCCGGGCGCGTGCTCTTCGCCAACGCGGCGCTCTACGCGGCGCGGGGCAGCCACGCCGTGCACGGCACGGGGCTGACGCCGCGGGAGATGCTCGCGAAGGACCCGGCGCTCACGCCCTATGTCCAATACGTGGAGGCGGCGCTGCGCACGGGCCAGGTGCAGCGGGGCTCCATCACCCTGTCCTCGGACCAGGGGCCCCGGCACTTCGACTTCGTGGTGTCGCCCGCGGTGGGCCCGGACGGGCGGGTGCTGGCGGTGATGACCTCCTCGCGCGACGTCACCGAGCATCGCAGCGCGGAGGAGTTCCGCGAGCAGTTCATCGGCATGCTCGGGCACGACTTGCGCAACCCGCTCAACGCGCTGTCCATGTCCGCGCAGCAGCTCCAGCGGCGCGGCGGGCTGGACGAGCGGCAGTCCAACCTCACCGGCCGCATCCTCACCAGCGCGGAGCGGATGGACCGGATGATTCGCCAGCTCCTGGACTTCGCCCGCGCGAGGCTGGGCGGCGGCATTCCGGTGATGCGCGCGCCCGGTGATTTGTTCGATGTCGTACGCCGCAGCGTGGAGGAATTGCGCGCCAGCCACCCCGGGCGCCTCGTGCACCTCGAGATGCTGGGGGACGGCCGGGGCGACTGGGACGCGGACCGGCTGGAGCAGGCGCTGGGCAACCTGCTGGCCAACGCGCTGAAGTACAGCCCCACGGACAGCCTGGTGTCGGTGCACGCCGAGGGCGGCCCGAAGGGCGCGGTGCTGCGCGTGCACAACCTGGGCGTGCCCATTCCTCCCGAGGAGCTGCCGCACGTCTTCAGCGTCTGGAGGCGGGGACGCAAGTCGAGGCCGGAGGACGGCTCGGCCGGGGGCCTGGGGCTGGGGCTCTACATCGCCTCGCAAATCATCCGTGGCCATGGCGGTGACGTGGACGTGACGTCCAGCGCCGCGAGTGGAACGACCTTCACGGTACGACTGCCCCGTTGA
- a CDS encoding PLP-dependent cysteine synthase family protein gives MRPPCRPLPADGRFLQAVGPTPLVPVRLEEDGPTIWCKLEFLNPSGSTKDRIARYMLEKAWRLGELCPGGEVIEASSGSTSIALALACAQMGLRFTAVMPEGVTGERVLTIRAYGGEVELVARDAGVRGAVARAEELARERKAFAPRQFENPDNAEAHRVWTGQEILSQVPGGLVHGVVSGVGTGGTVVGLYQAFAEAGCPVTPFVAKPIAGLGCDLECCSFSPRVPGVVDGISKLYREADMPGRVELDVSDELAMCTARALIRRGFPVGPSSGLNYAAAVEASKRLGPGAQVVTVFPDRMERYFSTELIQPRLSARGAA, from the coding sequence ATGCGTCCTCCCTGTCGCCCACTCCCCGCGGATGGCCGCTTCCTCCAGGCCGTGGGCCCCACGCCGCTCGTCCCCGTCCGTCTGGAAGAGGACGGTCCCACCATCTGGTGCAAGCTGGAGTTCCTCAACCCCAGCGGCTCCACCAAGGACCGCATCGCCCGCTACATGCTGGAGAAGGCCTGGCGCCTGGGCGAGCTGTGCCCGGGCGGCGAGGTCATCGAGGCGTCCAGCGGCTCGACGAGCATCGCCCTCGCGCTGGCCTGCGCGCAGATGGGGCTGCGCTTCACGGCGGTGATGCCGGAGGGTGTCACCGGCGAGCGCGTGCTCACCATCCGCGCCTACGGCGGCGAGGTGGAGCTGGTGGCGCGCGACGCGGGCGTGCGCGGCGCGGTGGCCCGGGCGGAGGAACTGGCCCGCGAGCGCAAGGCGTTTGCCCCGCGCCAGTTCGAGAACCCGGACAACGCCGAGGCGCACCGCGTGTGGACGGGGCAGGAAATCCTCTCGCAGGTGCCGGGCGGACTGGTGCACGGCGTGGTGAGCGGCGTGGGCACCGGCGGCACCGTGGTGGGGCTGTACCAGGCCTTCGCCGAGGCCGGCTGCCCGGTGACGCCCTTCGTGGCGAAGCCCATCGCCGGACTGGGCTGTGACCTCGAGTGCTGCAGCTTCAGCCCCCGCGTGCCCGGCGTGGTGGACGGCATCTCCAAGCTGTACCGCGAAGCGGACATGCCCGGCCGCGTGGAGCTGGACGTGTCGGACGAGCTGGCCATGTGCACCGCGCGCGCCCTCATCCGCCGCGGCTTCCCGGTGGGCCCCTCCTCCGGCCTCAACTACGCCGCCGCCGTCGAGGCCTCGAAGCGCCTGGGCCCCGGCGCCCAGGTGGTGACGGTGTTCCCGGACCGCATGGAGCGCTACTTCTCCACCGAGCTCATCCAGCCCCGGCTCTCCGCGCGCGGTGCGGCCTGA
- a CDS encoding peptidoglycan recognition protein family protein, which yields MTVRLPPASATRTAPATLTRSAAANTAVTAPPAGLRKGDEGPKVKQLQDALVKLGYMTKAQVSTGYGTFGPKTEAAVKKFQGDKKLPTTGYYGDLTHAALKKALSSGGKPPVDGPTKPPPSTGGKFTKPPVVSAPSPNYNERGGKDIDTIVLHHTGSNNGAGDLAWMRNPKSEVSAHYMIDRDGKIYQLVNDQKRAWHAGKGELHGVPSDINGRSIGIEIVNLGDGKTPFTDAQYKSLTQLTGYLKQTYDVPMKNIVGHADVAVPKGRKNDPAPNFDWNRLKKGIS from the coding sequence ATGACTGTCCGCCTCCCTCCCGCCTCCGCGACCCGCACGGCTCCGGCGACGCTCACCCGTAGCGCCGCGGCCAACACGGCGGTGACGGCCCCTCCCGCCGGCCTGCGCAAGGGCGACGAGGGCCCCAAGGTGAAGCAGCTCCAGGACGCGCTGGTGAAGCTGGGCTACATGACGAAGGCCCAGGTCAGCACCGGCTACGGCACCTTCGGCCCGAAGACGGAAGCGGCGGTAAAGAAGTTCCAGGGCGACAAGAAGCTGCCCACCACCGGCTACTACGGCGACCTCACGCACGCGGCGCTGAAGAAGGCGCTGTCCAGCGGCGGCAAGCCGCCCGTGGACGGCCCGACGAAGCCTCCGCCGAGCACGGGTGGAAAGTTCACCAAGCCGCCCGTCGTGAGCGCGCCCTCGCCCAACTACAACGAGCGCGGCGGCAAGGACATCGACACCATCGTCCTGCACCACACCGGCTCCAACAACGGCGCGGGCGACCTCGCGTGGATGCGCAACCCGAAGAGCGAGGTGTCGGCGCACTACATGATTGACCGTGACGGGAAGATTTATCAGCTCGTCAACGACCAGAAGCGCGCGTGGCACGCGGGCAAGGGCGAGCTGCACGGCGTGCCCAGCGACATCAACGGCCGCTCCATCGGCATCGAAATCGTCAACCTCGGCGACGGCAAGACGCCCTTCACGGATGCGCAGTACAAGTCGCTCACCCAGCTCACCGGCTACCTGAAGCAGACGTACGACGTGCCGATGAAGAACATCGTCGGCCACGCGGACGTCGCGGTGCCCAAGGGCCGCAAGAACGACCCGGCGCCCAACTTCGACTGGAACCGGCTGAAGAAGGGCATCTCCTGA
- a CDS encoding manganese efflux pump MntP: MLSLPLVLLALGLSMDATAVAMTSGFSAPRVRLRDALLLALFFGGFQALMPVLGWAAGARFANAIAAWDHWLAFVLLGGIGAKMLHEAFTHKDGGEAPRSNPFSLRVLLVLAIATSIDALVAGLTLPTLDVRPLLAAAFIGITTFVLSFAGVEAGRRFGDRFGSKLDALGGIVLILLGTRTLIEHLTAR, translated from the coding sequence ATGCTCTCCCTGCCCCTGGTGCTCCTGGCGCTTGGCCTTTCCATGGATGCCACGGCCGTGGCGATGACGAGCGGCTTCTCGGCGCCGCGCGTGCGGCTGCGCGACGCGCTGCTGCTGGCGCTCTTCTTCGGCGGCTTCCAGGCGCTGATGCCCGTCCTCGGCTGGGCGGCGGGTGCGCGCTTCGCCAATGCCATCGCCGCGTGGGACCACTGGCTCGCCTTCGTGCTGCTGGGCGGAATCGGCGCGAAGATGCTGCACGAGGCCTTCACCCACAAGGACGGGGGCGAGGCCCCGCGCTCCAACCCGTTCAGCCTCCGGGTGCTGCTGGTGCTCGCCATTGCCACCAGCATCGACGCCCTGGTGGCGGGCCTCACCCTGCCGACGCTCGACGTGCGCCCGCTGCTCGCGGCCGCCTTCATCGGCATCACCACCTTCGTGCTCTCCTTCGCGGGCGTGGAGGCGGGCCGCCGCTTCGGAGACCGCTTCGGGAGCAAGCTGGATGCGCTCGGCGGCATCGTGCTCATCCTGCTCGGGACGCGGACGCTGATCGAGCACCTGACCGCGCGCTGA
- a CDS encoding metal-dependent hydrolase family protein, with translation MGMTEVLEGGVGMMLAAPASPGAGTGASRPQAPREPAVLLQNARIFDGRSGALSAPSNVLVRGRLIERISTAPIPVDGGAGTTVIDCGGRVLMPGLIDAHWHAMFSTLPAVVALTADVGYLNLVAGKNAELTLMRGFTTVRDMGGPVFGLKRAIDEGVIVGPRIYPSGAFISQTGGHGDFRLSNELPRDGSAPLSYSERVGAAAIADSPDEVRLRAREQLMRGATQLKLMAGGGVSSEHDPLDATQYTEPELRAAVEAAENWGTYVAVHAYTPRAIQQAIAAGVKCIDHGQLADEATAKLMKERDVWWSLQPFLDDEDATPMPDEARAAKAREVIEGTDRAYQLAKKYGVRLAFGTDVLFEAKLAERQGARLTKLVRWFTPAQVLKMATADNASLLALSGPRNPYPGRLGVIEEGALADLLVLNGDPLKDLKLLEDPDANLLVIMKDGKVHKNRLVPDDARR, from the coding sequence ATGGGCATGACTGAAGTGCTGGAAGGTGGCGTGGGGATGATGCTGGCCGCCCCGGCTTCTCCTGGAGCCGGAACCGGAGCCTCCAGGCCCCAGGCGCCTCGCGAGCCAGCCGTCCTGCTCCAGAACGCGCGCATCTTCGACGGCAGAAGCGGTGCCCTGTCCGCGCCGTCGAACGTGCTGGTGCGGGGCAGGCTCATCGAGCGCATCTCCACCGCGCCCATTCCGGTGGACGGCGGCGCGGGCACGACGGTCATCGACTGCGGAGGCCGCGTGTTGATGCCGGGGCTCATCGATGCGCACTGGCACGCGATGTTCTCGACGCTGCCGGCGGTCGTCGCCCTCACGGCGGACGTCGGCTACCTCAACCTGGTAGCGGGGAAGAATGCCGAGCTCACCCTGATGCGCGGCTTCACCACCGTGCGCGACATGGGCGGCCCGGTGTTCGGCCTCAAGCGCGCCATCGACGAGGGCGTCATCGTGGGGCCGCGCATCTACCCGTCGGGCGCGTTCATCTCGCAGACGGGAGGACACGGCGACTTCCGACTGAGCAACGAGCTGCCCAGGGACGGCTCCGCGCCGCTGAGCTACTCCGAGCGCGTGGGGGCCGCCGCCATCGCCGACTCTCCGGACGAGGTCCGCCTGCGCGCCCGCGAGCAGCTCATGCGCGGAGCCACCCAGCTCAAGCTGATGGCGGGCGGAGGTGTCTCCTCGGAGCACGACCCGCTCGACGCCACGCAGTACACCGAGCCGGAGTTGCGTGCCGCCGTCGAGGCCGCGGAGAACTGGGGCACGTACGTCGCCGTCCACGCGTACACGCCCAGGGCCATCCAGCAGGCCATCGCGGCCGGCGTGAAGTGCATCGACCACGGGCAGCTCGCCGATGAGGCCACTGCGAAGTTGATGAAGGAGCGGGATGTCTGGTGGAGCCTGCAGCCGTTCCTCGACGACGAGGACGCCACGCCCATGCCCGACGAGGCCCGGGCCGCGAAGGCGCGGGAGGTCATCGAAGGGACGGACCGGGCGTACCAGCTCGCGAAGAAGTACGGCGTGCGGCTGGCCTTCGGCACCGACGTGCTCTTCGAGGCGAAGCTGGCCGAGCGGCAGGGCGCGCGACTGACGAAGCTGGTCCGCTGGTTCACGCCCGCGCAGGTGCTGAAGATGGCGACGGCGGACAATGCCTCGCTGCTCGCGCTGTCGGGCCCGCGCAATCCCTACCCGGGCAGGCTGGGCGTCATCGAGGAGGGTGCGCTCGCCGACCTGCTGGTGTTGAACGGCGACCCGCTGAAAGACTTGAAGCTGCTCGAGGACCCGGACGCGAACCTGCTGGTCATCATGAAGGACGGCAAGGTCCACAAGAACCGCCTCGTCCCGGATGACGCGAGGAGATGA
- a CDS encoding TolC family protein, with the protein MEEALALARQRAPALLEATGRVAEAQGPVAGAAPLLRDNPTVQVEAGPRTLGDGTRGLELGVGLVQPFELGGKQGARRESARAGLAKETANQRDTERRVLGEVASTFLRALHAHERVKLAREAESAAESMAHSTQRRFEAGDVPVVDVNVARVALARARADVAGAEGDEASFLHLLRASLGMKLAQPLGVRGELRALAVAEVPVSPTGERPDLVALEAELEQAEADLRLGKSSAWPDVEVGVRYQREVDETAFLGTLGVPLPFFSRGQEARVTGEARMRRLRGVLDAARSARDVQVEAARVSHRKRKEASELLEHEALPLLTDNASLAARAYEAGEMGLAEFLLVRRDTLETRFAYVDSLLEAALARVQLAVQMGALP; encoded by the coding sequence TTGGAAGAAGCCCTGGCCCTGGCCCGCCAGCGTGCTCCCGCGTTGTTGGAGGCCACGGGCCGTGTCGCCGAAGCGCAAGGCCCCGTGGCCGGCGCCGCCCCCCTGCTGCGTGACAACCCCACCGTTCAGGTGGAGGCCGGGCCGCGCACCCTCGGCGATGGAACGCGAGGGCTTGAGCTGGGCGTGGGGCTCGTCCAGCCCTTCGAACTGGGCGGCAAGCAGGGCGCCCGCCGCGAGTCCGCACGCGCAGGGCTGGCAAAGGAGACCGCGAACCAGCGCGACACGGAGCGCCGCGTGCTGGGCGAGGTGGCCTCCACCTTCCTGCGCGCCCTGCACGCGCATGAGCGGGTGAAGCTGGCTCGCGAAGCGGAGTCCGCCGCCGAGAGCATGGCGCACTCGACGCAGCGGCGCTTCGAGGCGGGTGACGTGCCCGTGGTGGACGTCAACGTGGCGCGCGTGGCGCTGGCTCGGGCCCGCGCGGACGTGGCCGGTGCGGAGGGAGACGAAGCGTCCTTCCTGCACCTGCTGCGGGCCTCGCTGGGCATGAAGCTCGCACAGCCGCTGGGCGTGCGCGGCGAGCTGCGGGCCCTGGCCGTTGCCGAGGTGCCCGTGTCGCCCACTGGAGAGCGTCCGGACCTCGTCGCGCTGGAAGCCGAGCTGGAGCAGGCCGAGGCGGACCTGCGCCTGGGCAAGAGCAGCGCATGGCCTGACGTGGAGGTGGGCGTGCGCTACCAGCGCGAGGTGGATGAGACGGCCTTCCTCGGCACCCTCGGCGTGCCGCTGCCCTTCTTCTCGCGAGGGCAGGAAGCGCGCGTGACGGGCGAGGCCCGCATGCGACGCCTGCGCGGTGTGCTGGACGCAGCCCGTTCCGCGAGAGACGTCCAGGTGGAGGCCGCGCGCGTGTCGCACCGCAAGCGGAAGGAAGCCTCGGAGTTGCTGGAACATGAAGCCCTGCCGCTGCTGACCGACAACGCGTCGCTCGCGGCCCGCGCGTACGAGGCCGGAGAGATGGGACTCGCGGAGTTCCTGCTCGTGCGTCGCGACACACTCGAAACCCGCTTCGCCTACGTCGACAGTCTCCTCGAGGCCGCGCTCGCGCGCGTGCAGCTCGCCGTCCAGATGGGAGCCCTGCCATGA
- a CDS encoding efflux RND transporter periplasmic adaptor subunit, which yields MKTSSLLMAALLLLSACKSESPKHEDEHEHEEAGGNEAHGAGHDESRVHIASEMMRDLRVTTARVNERPGGESVTALGELTFSENAYAEVASPIAARVGTVFVTTGQEVKQGDKLAELRSPELGKARAALQAAQARATAARQAAERKRALAAERIVAQKDVQAAEAEAASAEAEVASARAELTSLGASEDELRGGTGAPGFVLRAPLSGTVIERDARMGQMADPSRPLFRIGDLSSLWLIVHAFERDAVRIKPGAQARVTFAAFPGQEVTAKVGHVGQRVDAASRTIPVRLELDNHEGLLRPGMSASAFLPLGDSGATITTVPAAALQRLEGGWVAFLPTDTRGEFERREVGRGRTLGGDVEVLSGLKTGEMVIVEGAFLLKAEVEKSSGGGEAHAH from the coding sequence ATGAAGACCTCTTCCCTGTTGATGGCCGCCCTGCTCCTGCTGAGCGCGTGCAAGTCGGAGTCCCCGAAGCACGAGGACGAGCACGAGCACGAAGAGGCCGGAGGAAACGAGGCCCACGGCGCGGGCCATGACGAGTCCCGCGTGCACATCGCCTCGGAGATGATGCGAGACTTGCGCGTCACCACCGCCCGCGTGAATGAGCGCCCCGGTGGAGAGAGCGTCACCGCCCTGGGCGAGCTGACCTTCAGCGAGAACGCCTACGCGGAGGTGGCCTCGCCCATCGCCGCGCGCGTGGGCACCGTCTTCGTCACCACCGGCCAGGAGGTGAAGCAGGGCGACAAGCTCGCGGAATTGCGGAGCCCCGAGCTGGGCAAGGCCCGCGCCGCGCTCCAGGCGGCCCAGGCCCGCGCCACCGCCGCGCGCCAGGCCGCCGAGCGCAAGCGCGCCCTCGCCGCCGAGCGCATCGTCGCGCAGAAGGACGTGCAGGCCGCCGAAGCAGAAGCCGCCTCCGCCGAGGCGGAAGTCGCCTCCGCTCGAGCGGAGCTGACGTCCCTGGGCGCGAGCGAGGACGAGCTGCGCGGCGGCACAGGCGCCCCGGGCTTCGTGCTGCGCGCGCCGCTGTCCGGCACCGTCATCGAGCGCGATGCGCGGATGGGACAGATGGCGGACCCGTCGCGTCCGCTGTTCCGCATTGGAGACCTGTCCTCGCTGTGGCTCATCGTCCACGCCTTCGAGCGCGACGCCGTGCGCATCAAACCCGGCGCTCAGGCCCGCGTCACCTTCGCGGCCTTCCCGGGACAGGAAGTCACCGCGAAGGTGGGCCACGTGGGGCAGCGCGTGGACGCGGCCTCGCGCACCATCCCCGTGCGGCTGGAGCTGGACAACCACGAGGGGCTGCTGCGTCCGGGCATGTCCGCGTCGGCCTTCCTCCCCCTCGGTGACAGCGGCGCGACCATCACCACCGTGCCGGCGGCGGCGCTCCAGCGGCTGGAGGGAGGCTGGGTGGCCTTCCTGCCCACGGACACGCGCGGCGAGTTCGAGCGGCGCGAGGTGGGACGCGGCCGCACGCTCGGCGGCGACGTGGAGGTGCTCTCCGGGCTCAAGACCGGGGAGATGGTCATCGTGGAGGGAGCGTTCCTCCTCAAGGCCGAGGTGGAGAAGTCGAGCGGCGGAGGCGAAGCCCATGCGCACTGA